From Arcticibacter tournemirensis, one genomic window encodes:
- a CDS encoding class I mannose-6-phosphate isomerase: MARTSNYDKYPVIPVPSEKARCWTGWQNISNEIRKKIDSVRSTRKIVVIECYQGVLDNEIETGIIQGMGPVTFIRSADAMLNESELNRKLREDITDDEIFGYITRYDIDSYFDAAKVYELRKAISEITGGTIVIYGVGAAYLQPEYDVLIYADMARWEIQMRFRRNEVSNIGVNNCQEKASLQYKRGFFVDWRICDRFKKRLMKKWDYVLDTNVPDEPKMASAEAITAGLREATRRPFRVVPFFDPGPWGGQWMKEICDLDKGALNYAWCFDCVPEENSLLLGLGDVKFEIPSINLVFAHPKELLGIPVYGRFGDEFPIRFDFLDTMAGGNLSLQVHPLTEYIQDKFGMNYTQDESYYLLDAKEEAVVYLGFKEDINPVEMINDLKESQKTGMFPTEKYVGKYSVKKHDHVLIPAGTVHCSGAESMVLEISATPYIFTFKLWDWGRPGLDGKPRPINIDHGSKVIQWDRTEQWVKKELISRVTKMSEGDGWIEERTGLHEQEFIETRRHWFTNAVLHNTNGCVNVLNLVEGREVIVESPSHSFDPFVIHYAETFIVPARVGEYTIRPYGESEGQQCATLKAFVRTNA, translated from the coding sequence ATGGCAAGAACTTCAAATTACGACAAATATCCGGTAATTCCTGTTCCCTCCGAAAAAGCACGATGCTGGACCGGGTGGCAAAATATAAGTAATGAGATCAGAAAGAAGATCGACAGTGTACGATCGACACGAAAAATAGTGGTTATAGAATGTTATCAGGGGGTTTTAGATAACGAAATTGAGACTGGAATTATACAGGGTATGGGCCCGGTGACCTTTATACGATCGGCAGATGCTATGTTAAATGAATCAGAATTGAACAGGAAGCTTCGGGAAGACATAACAGATGACGAAATATTTGGGTATATAACCAGGTATGATATAGACAGTTATTTTGATGCTGCGAAGGTTTATGAATTAAGAAAAGCAATATCGGAAATAACGGGAGGCACTATAGTTATTTATGGCGTTGGGGCAGCCTATCTACAGCCGGAGTATGATGTGCTGATTTATGCCGATATGGCCCGATGGGAAATACAAATGCGGTTCCGTCGGAACGAGGTAAGCAATATAGGAGTTAATAATTGCCAAGAAAAGGCTTCCCTTCAATATAAACGTGGTTTCTTTGTTGATTGGCGTATTTGCGACAGGTTTAAGAAACGACTCATGAAGAAATGGGATTATGTTCTTGACACAAATGTGCCGGATGAACCTAAGATGGCTTCTGCTGAAGCTATAACGGCAGGGCTGCGCGAGGCTACGAGGCGCCCGTTTAGGGTAGTCCCTTTTTTTGATCCCGGTCCATGGGGAGGCCAATGGATGAAAGAGATTTGTGATCTGGACAAAGGAGCATTGAACTATGCCTGGTGCTTCGACTGTGTTCCCGAAGAAAACAGTCTTCTGTTAGGACTGGGAGATGTAAAATTTGAAATACCTTCTATAAATCTTGTTTTTGCCCATCCGAAAGAATTGCTGGGCATCCCGGTATATGGCCGCTTTGGAGATGAGTTTCCCATCCGCTTTGATTTTCTGGATACCATGGCGGGTGGTAACCTGAGTTTACAGGTTCATCCTTTAACCGAGTATATCCAGGATAAATTTGGGATGAATTACACGCAGGACGAAAGTTACTATTTACTGGATGCGAAAGAGGAAGCTGTTGTATATCTTGGGTTTAAAGAAGACATTAATCCGGTTGAAATGATTAATGATCTTAAAGAATCTCAAAAGACAGGCATGTTTCCGACTGAAAAATATGTGGGTAAATATTCTGTAAAAAAGCATGACCATGTACTTATTCCTGCAGGCACAGTTCATTGTTCGGGCGCAGAGTCAATGGTGCTGGAAATCAGTGCTACGCCTTATATTTTTACATTTAAACTTTGGGATTGGGGCAGGCCGGGTCTCGACGGAAAACCCCGTCCTATAAATATAGATCATGGCAGTAAAGTGATACAATGGGACAGAACGGAGCAATGGGTGAAAAAGGAACTTATTTCCCGTGTAACAAAAATGTCAGAAGGTGACGGGTGGATAGAAGAACGTACAGGCCTTCATGAGCAGGAATTTATTGAAACTCGGCGACACTGGTTCACTAATGCTGTATTGCATAACACTAACGGATGTGTAAACGTGCTGAATCTGGTGGAAGGAAGGGAAGTGATAGTAGAAAGCCCTTCTCATTCGTTTGATCCTTTTGTAATACATTATGCTGAAACCTTTATTGTCCCTGCGAGGGTAGGCGAATATACCATAAGGCCTTATGGAGAATCGGAAGGACAACAATGTGCAACACTTAAAGCTTTTGTACGAACCAATGCATAA
- a CDS encoding ROK family protein, which produces MMYSIAIDLGGTVVKVGLIRDGKIAGFTLLEAFSERGVRPNLPLIKSAINDLLFKENVAQNELSGVGLAFPGLVNPINNTIISTNKKYDDARDLDFNEWVENNWRVPFFMDNDARLAVVGEWKYGAACGHKNVVMVTIGTGIGTGVIMDDSLLYGEHFQAGSLGGHFVVDYKARRCSCGNIGCVEALASSSFLPQIISENDALSPEFRERAVQYDFKKIFSLASEGETDAITVRNNCMDIWAAAIVTYIHAYDPNIIVLGGGIMKSKDLIIPYIKDRVDRLAWCPSGKVDIVASRLEDSAALLGIQYSLLKRLKMGEIN; this is translated from the coding sequence ATGATGTATAGTATAGCCATAGACTTAGGAGGTACAGTAGTGAAAGTGGGCTTGATACGTGATGGAAAGATTGCGGGTTTTACCCTGCTTGAGGCTTTTTCAGAGCGTGGAGTCAGACCTAATCTGCCCCTTATTAAAAGTGCGATAAACGATCTGTTGTTTAAAGAAAATGTCGCTCAGAACGAACTGTCTGGTGTTGGATTGGCCTTTCCCGGGCTGGTAAATCCGATAAATAATACCATCATTTCAACCAATAAGAAATACGATGATGCACGAGATCTGGATTTCAATGAGTGGGTTGAGAATAACTGGAGAGTGCCGTTCTTTATGGACAACGATGCCCGGCTGGCCGTTGTTGGGGAGTGGAAGTACGGTGCAGCCTGCGGACATAAAAATGTAGTGATGGTTACGATCGGAACCGGTATAGGTACTGGCGTGATCATGGATGATTCGTTATTGTATGGCGAGCATTTCCAGGCAGGTTCTTTAGGTGGCCATTTTGTTGTGGATTATAAAGCGAGAAGATGTTCTTGTGGAAATATAGGATGCGTGGAAGCGTTGGCGTCTTCATCGTTCCTTCCGCAGATCATTTCTGAAAATGATGCACTGTCACCAGAATTTAGAGAAAGAGCGGTACAGTACGACTTCAAGAAAATCTTTTCTCTGGCAAGTGAGGGCGAGACTGATGCGATAACTGTTCGGAACAATTGCATGGATATCTGGGCCGCCGCGATCGTTACCTATATACACGCGTACGACCCGAACATAATTGTTCTTGGCGGAGGGATTATGAAGAGCAAGGATCTGATCATCCCCTATATTAAGGATCGGGTAGACAGATTAGCCTGGTGTCCATCTGGGAAAGTTGATATTGTAGCTTCTCGACTGGAGGACAGCGCCGCCCTTTTGGGTATTCAGTATAGTTTATTAAAACGCTTAAAAATGGGGGAAATTAACTAA
- a CDS encoding glucose-6-phosphate isomerase family protein, with translation MDTIINEPKRVFRDDHLGGEGVDKSIRKLKDLRGIFKDERAFENMDPETLVYEVISYLPVKEGTQGGVYFGVTSIFPGSVGGEYFMTKGHFHAMIDRTEFYWGIKGEGVLILMDEQRRVWAEKMFPGSFHYIPGRVAHRVANTGKELLSFAASWPSDAGHNYEEIARNGFAKRLIDINGVASLI, from the coding sequence ATGGACACAATTATAAATGAACCTAAACGCGTTTTCAGAGATGATCATCTGGGAGGCGAAGGCGTTGACAAGAGCATCCGTAAGCTGAAAGATCTGAGGGGCATTTTCAAGGATGAGCGCGCCTTTGAAAATATGGACCCCGAAACGCTGGTGTATGAAGTAATCAGCTATTTGCCAGTTAAAGAAGGAACACAGGGAGGGGTTTATTTCGGAGTAACATCTATTTTTCCGGGTAGTGTTGGGGGTGAATATTTTATGACGAAAGGTCATTTTCATGCTATGATAGATAGAACTGAGTTCTATTGGGGGATAAAGGGGGAGGGAGTGCTGATATTGATGGATGAACAGCGAAGGGTGTGGGCTGAAAAGATGTTCCCGGGGAGCTTTCATTATATCCCCGGAAGAGTGGCGCACAGGGTGGCCAACACAGGTAAGGAGTTATTGTCTTTTGCAGCCAGCTGGCCCTCTGACGCCGGTCATAATTATGAGGAGATTGCAAGGAATGGCTTTGCGAAACGGCTGATTGATATAAATGGAGTTGCCAGTTTAATATAA
- a CDS encoding RagB/SusD family nutrient uptake outer membrane protein, with the protein MRKNYLLAIILSAVLSITACTDLDEELYSSIPQSQFGGTSEEINSLIGPAYGTLVNYVNNDFWMQEITTDEYMIPARGLDWYSGGIHLRYHTHEWSARETPNFWRFEQVTTVNKIIDLLDNTTVEIENKDRIYAELRTIRAFWYFLMLDNIGNVPIVTEFEGELPKNNTRKEVYDFVESELLAVVDKLTEEKSTNTYTKATKWVAYTILAKLYLNAGVYTGAPQWNKCLEYCNKVVQSGLYELEPNFFNNFKVKNEGSKENIWSIPYDADYFRGYFIPYQMSWHYSSYLTFDVQFSSWNGPCAVPGFVKSFDLADARRNSFLIGPQRSSTGEVIYTRDGITPLNFTIDVRDFASATENEGARLFKWEVEKGGRTHLNNDFAIFRYSDILLMKAECMLRTGDEQGARALVNEVRERNFNPAKPLSTLTLDLLLKERGFEFVFEGWRRNDLIRFDVFKNTWDFKPNSDPADRHTYIFPIPLTIMDRNPNLTQNPGY; encoded by the coding sequence ATGAGAAAAAATTATTTGTTAGCTATAATACTATCAGCTGTTCTTAGTATAACAGCTTGTACGGATCTTGATGAGGAATTATATAGTTCAATTCCGCAAAGTCAGTTTGGCGGAACTTCCGAAGAAATAAATTCATTGATTGGGCCGGCATACGGCACCCTCGTAAATTACGTGAACAACGACTTCTGGATGCAGGAGATCACTACCGACGAATATATGATTCCGGCAAGAGGGCTCGATTGGTATTCTGGCGGAATTCATTTACGTTATCATACTCACGAATGGTCAGCCAGGGAAACTCCCAATTTCTGGCGATTTGAGCAGGTTACAACGGTCAATAAAATTATAGACCTGCTCGATAATACCACTGTTGAGATTGAAAATAAAGACAGGATTTATGCTGAGCTGCGTACGATCAGGGCATTTTGGTATTTCCTGATGCTGGATAATATCGGAAATGTTCCGATAGTGACAGAATTTGAAGGAGAACTGCCGAAGAACAATACACGTAAAGAAGTTTATGATTTTGTTGAGTCGGAGCTTTTAGCTGTAGTTGACAAACTGACCGAAGAAAAAAGTACGAACACCTATACTAAAGCAACAAAATGGGTCGCCTATACCATTTTAGCAAAATTGTACCTTAACGCCGGAGTATACACTGGCGCCCCGCAGTGGAATAAGTGTCTGGAATACTGTAATAAAGTAGTTCAGTCTGGCCTTTATGAGCTGGAGCCTAATTTCTTCAACAACTTTAAGGTGAAAAATGAAGGGTCCAAGGAAAATATCTGGTCAATACCTTACGACGCCGATTATTTCAGAGGCTATTTTATTCCATATCAGATGTCATGGCATTATTCAAGTTACCTCACTTTTGATGTTCAGTTCAGCTCCTGGAATGGGCCATGTGCTGTCCCGGGCTTCGTAAAGAGTTTTGATTTGGCTGATGCCAGAAGAAATTCATTTTTGATAGGCCCACAGCGTTCATCAACAGGAGAAGTTATCTATACACGCGACGGTATAACACCATTGAATTTTACTATCGATGTAAGAGATTTTGCGAGTGCTACCGAGAATGAAGGAGCCCGACTGTTTAAATGGGAAGTTGAGAAGGGCGGTCGTACGCACTTAAATAACGATTTCGCCATATTCCGTTATTCGGATATTTTACTGATGAAAGCCGAATGCATGTTACGTACGGGAGATGAACAAGGTGCGAGAGCTCTCGTTAACGAGGTGCGGGAGCGGAATTTTAATCCTGCCAAGCCATTGTCAACATTAACTCTGGATCTTCTGCTCAAGGAACGGGGCTTCGAGTTTGTTTTTGAAGGCTGGAGAAGAAATGATCTTATCCGCTTTGACGTCTTTAAAAATACCTGGGATTTTAAACCTAACTCTGATCCTGCTGACAGGCATACGTATATATTTCCTATACCATTGACTATCATGGACAGGAATCCAAATCTTACACAGAACCCCGGTTACTGA
- a CDS encoding SusC/RagA family TonB-linked outer membrane protein, which yields MERKLLAKKRDKRLMLSCRRLLLLFCCFNLLNANVLLAKDKTGQDRTIGGVVVAASGETLPGVTITVKGTRVSTTTDTEGKFSIKVPTGAAELVVSFIGMKTQTVVIGTSTELRITLAEESVMLQEVVAIGYGTIQKKDLSGSVTNVSEKDFNKGVVTSPEQLMQGKVSGLVVTRPGGDPTQEVTMRLRGSTSLMGGNGPLVVIDGVPGASINSVAPQDIASISVLKDASAAAIYGARSANGVILITTKKGKAGKTAISYDGYFATENLANNLDMLTAEDWRNYVQSHNITNAMDYGADTKWQQEVYRRGHSQNHNISLTGGTESSTYRASVNYLDQKGIVLSNDLQRVNANIAFDQTGLDGKLKLLINANTTIEDWGSVPTANVFAYALNLNPTIPVYDENGKFKEVSGYEYYNPVAMLNQMTSDSKRNQFLGRMQLEYTFFKGFSAAINGSISRRNLMTGYYESRVSRAAEQTNGFARRTTSEDNSKLIESTLTYDRTFNEKHKINAILGYSYQEFTPENFAAQNRDFITDLFLYNNLGAGNNLTPTDISSFKEKNKLISFYARANYSFDGRYIFTGTIRRDGSTRFGKDNKWGIFPSGSVAWAINKEPFLRDVRFIDELKLRTSYGITGNQEIPNYTALALYGAAGYYYQGGEFFTQYAPNQNPNPNLKWEETAQFDAGIDYSFLGGRFRGSIDYYNKQTSNLLYNYPVPTPPYQYNTMMANVGEVENKGIELSLESTVINSSEFKWNLGLNFARNKNKLKSLSNDEFKLDVVYTGEWALGGLQETPQILKPGYAIGTFYGAKYIGRDANGIFQYEDVSGDGKFVYADDRTVIGNAQPDFTLNMSNSLKYKNFSLDLLLRGVFGNDIANSTALYLNDINRMPGNNVLKTALDIAAQPLVYSSYYIEDGSFVRLEYLTLGYDVKLPPSSKIKNLRLSATANNLFIITNYTGIDPEVNVNGLVFGIDARNYYPKTRSFSLGVNFSF from the coding sequence ATGGAAAGAAAGTTACTTGCAAAAAAGAGGGACAAGAGGTTAATGCTTTCTTGTCGGAGATTGTTGCTGCTATTCTGTTGCTTCAATCTTTTGAATGCTAATGTATTATTAGCAAAAGATAAAACGGGGCAGGACCGTACTATTGGCGGAGTAGTTGTAGCGGCCAGCGGCGAAACATTGCCCGGGGTAACCATTACTGTAAAAGGTACACGGGTCAGTACAACTACAGATACCGAGGGGAAGTTCTCAATAAAGGTTCCAACAGGCGCAGCTGAACTTGTGGTGTCTTTTATTGGGATGAAGACCCAGACAGTAGTAATAGGTACTAGTACAGAGCTTAGAATTACATTGGCAGAAGAATCTGTAATGCTTCAGGAAGTTGTAGCTATCGGATATGGGACTATTCAGAAGAAGGATCTTTCAGGCTCCGTAACAAATGTATCTGAAAAGGACTTTAACAAGGGAGTAGTTACATCGCCGGAGCAACTGATGCAGGGTAAAGTTTCAGGTCTCGTTGTTACCAGGCCGGGCGGAGACCCGACGCAGGAAGTAACCATGAGGCTAAGAGGATCGACCTCTCTTATGGGAGGTAATGGCCCCCTTGTGGTGATTGACGGGGTTCCGGGAGCTTCAATCAATAGTGTTGCCCCTCAGGATATTGCATCCATAAGCGTACTAAAGGATGCTTCTGCCGCTGCTATTTATGGCGCAAGAAGCGCGAATGGGGTTATTCTTATCACGACAAAAAAAGGGAAGGCCGGCAAAACTGCTATTTCTTATGACGGCTATTTTGCTACAGAAAACCTTGCGAATAACCTGGACATGCTTACAGCCGAGGACTGGCGCAATTACGTTCAATCACACAATATTACGAATGCGATGGATTATGGAGCGGATACAAAGTGGCAGCAAGAGGTTTATAGAAGGGGCCATTCGCAGAACCATAATATCAGTTTAACGGGTGGTACCGAAAGTTCTACATATCGTGCATCTGTAAATTATCTTGACCAGAAAGGTATCGTTTTATCAAATGACCTGCAAAGGGTTAATGCCAATATCGCTTTTGACCAAACGGGATTGGATGGTAAACTGAAACTTTTAATTAACGCCAACACGACGATTGAAGATTGGGGAAGTGTTCCTACAGCGAACGTTTTTGCTTATGCCCTCAATTTAAATCCTACTATTCCGGTTTATGATGAAAATGGCAAATTTAAGGAAGTCTCTGGATATGAATACTATAATCCGGTAGCGATGCTTAATCAAATGACATCTGATAGTAAGAGAAATCAGTTCCTGGGGAGGATGCAGTTGGAATATACATTTTTTAAAGGGTTTTCCGCTGCTATCAATGGGTCTATTTCCAGGCGTAATCTGATGACCGGTTATTATGAGTCGAGGGTATCGAGAGCTGCCGAACAGACCAATGGCTTTGCCAGAAGAACTACAAGCGAGGATAATTCAAAGTTAATCGAGTCGACGCTCACCTATGACCGGACATTTAACGAAAAGCATAAGATAAACGCAATTCTTGGATACTCCTATCAGGAGTTTACGCCTGAGAATTTTGCAGCGCAGAACCGTGACTTTATAACTGACCTTTTTTTGTATAATAATCTGGGAGCCGGCAATAATTTAACCCCAACGGATATATCAAGTTTTAAAGAAAAGAACAAGCTTATTTCATTCTACGCAAGAGCTAACTATTCTTTTGACGGGAGATATATATTTACCGGGACTATTAGGAGGGATGGATCAACCCGCTTTGGTAAGGATAACAAATGGGGGATTTTTCCCTCAGGATCAGTCGCATGGGCTATCAATAAAGAGCCTTTCCTGCGGGATGTGAGATTTATAGATGAGTTAAAGCTGCGTACGAGCTATGGAATAACCGGTAATCAGGAGATTCCGAATTACACTGCACTCGCCCTTTATGGTGCTGCAGGGTACTACTATCAGGGAGGAGAGTTTTTTACACAATATGCACCTAATCAAAATCCGAACCCGAACCTGAAATGGGAGGAAACCGCCCAGTTTGATGCCGGAATCGACTATTCGTTTTTAGGCGGCAGGTTCAGAGGCAGTATTGATTATTACAATAAGCAAACCTCCAATCTTCTCTATAACTATCCCGTGCCAACCCCTCCTTACCAGTACAATACCATGATGGCAAATGTTGGGGAGGTTGAAAATAAGGGTATTGAGCTTTCCCTTGAATCAACGGTAATAAACTCCAGTGAATTTAAATGGAACCTGGGACTCAATTTCGCCAGGAATAAGAATAAGCTGAAGTCACTTTCGAACGACGAATTTAAGCTGGATGTAGTGTATACGGGGGAATGGGCCTTAGGAGGATTACAGGAAACTCCGCAAATTCTTAAGCCAGGATACGCTATCGGAACGTTTTACGGCGCCAAATATATCGGCCGCGATGCAAACGGCATATTCCAGTATGAAGATGTGAGCGGCGACGGTAAGTTTGTTTACGCAGACGACAGAACAGTAATAGGGAACGCACAGCCGGATTTTACACTGAATATGTCTAATTCTCTGAAATATAAGAACTTCTCACTTGATCTTTTACTTAGGGGAGTGTTCGGTAATGATATTGCAAATTCAACTGCTTTGTACCTCAACGACATTAACCGCATGCCTGGAAACAATGTTCTCAAAACAGCCCTAGATATTGCAGCACAGCCATTAGTGTATTCCTCTTACTACATTGAGGACGGAAGCTTTGTTCGCCTTGAGTACCTGACTTTAGGATACGATGTGAAGCTCCCTCCTTCTTCCAAAATAAAGAACTTAAGGCTTTCTGCTACTGCCAACAATCTGTTCATTATAACAAATTATACGGGAATTGACCCTGAAGTAAATGTGAACGGGCTTGTATTCGGAATAGACGCCAGGAATTACTATCCCAAGACCAGGTCGTTTTCTCTGGGAGTTAATTTTTCTTTTTAA
- a CDS encoding AraC family transcriptional regulator, with the protein MRPLYQELPFHRASYINVYKEELPHFIVPWHYHPEVEIMYILEGTGTRFVGDHVEEYEEGDLCLIGSNLPHEWRNHDVFFHKESKLKASCWCLFFLKDIFGVNMLNLPEMSNIRNLLSRSNRGVKFVGKSKEVITERILEYINETGAFRIAKLISLLECMATTDEYETLASVGFVRNTIDSGDFERFNKVYQFIMRNFSRPIRLEEVASLASLTPNAFCRYFRERTKKTFVQYLNDVRIGHAKKLLIEGKSTIATLSIESGFNNLSNFIDQFKRSTKMSPSEYQKKYGGKQNRY; encoded by the coding sequence ATGAGACCGCTATACCAGGAATTACCGTTTCACCGCGCAAGTTATATAAACGTCTACAAAGAAGAACTTCCCCATTTTATTGTTCCCTGGCACTACCACCCCGAAGTAGAAATTATGTATATCCTCGAAGGTACAGGTACTCGTTTTGTCGGTGATCATGTAGAAGAGTATGAGGAAGGCGATTTGTGCTTAATAGGATCCAATCTGCCTCACGAATGGAGAAACCATGATGTGTTTTTTCATAAAGAATCTAAATTAAAAGCTTCATGCTGGTGCCTGTTTTTCCTCAAAGACATCTTCGGAGTCAATATGCTTAACCTTCCGGAAATGAGCAATATCCGTAATCTTTTATCCAGGTCTAACAGGGGAGTGAAGTTTGTAGGGAAATCTAAAGAGGTGATAACAGAAAGAATCCTTGAGTATATTAATGAAACCGGAGCATTCAGGATTGCCAAACTGATATCTTTACTGGAATGCATGGCTACTACCGACGAATATGAGACGCTCGCCAGTGTTGGCTTTGTGAGGAATACCATCGACTCAGGCGACTTTGAGCGTTTTAACAAAGTTTATCAGTTTATAATGAGAAACTTCTCCCGTCCCATCCGTCTGGAAGAGGTAGCTTCGCTGGCAAGCCTTACACCAAATGCGTTCTGCCGTTATTTCCGGGAGAGGACTAAGAAAACCTTTGTTCAGTATCTGAACGATGTGAGGATCGGGCATGCAAAGAAACTGTTGATAGAGGGAAAGTCAACTATTGCTACGCTTAGCATCGAATCCGGCTTTAATAACTTGTCTAACTTTATTGATCAATTTAAACGCTCAACCAAAATGTCACCCTCTGAATACCAGAAGAAATACGGCGGCAAACAAAACAGATATTAG
- a CDS encoding M81 family metallopeptidase, translating into MKTFLTGMFLGWLLLPIKVEGFAFDKVIRVLTLGIRNESNTFSTSPTKASDFSVLKGENALKGKMWADFLKAEKVEVIPTLHAYAWPGGVVERSAFESFKEDMLEGVRSAGRLDGIYMDLHGALHVEGYADAQATLIKEIREIAGEDVLICGSFDLHGNPSTEFVKHINMLTAYRTAPHRDEEETRTRAVKMLVDAIRQHLKPHIESVTIPILVPGEKSVTERDPLKSIYSQLPAVASKEGIMDASIFAGYCWADLPRSAMRVFVVAKSDLYKSAARREAVNLAQQIWDCRTKMTLDVPSGTIDQMLTAAGESAGKTVFISDSGDNTTAGAPGDNMNVLAAVLRRGTKNALVAGIVDEDAFKKCAEVGANKQISLQLGGKIDHVYSKPLKVEGKVLYLTLDSEVGTHRAAALLDVNGVYVVVLKARRSFVEIRDFKELGLDPLQFKVVVVKLGYLYPELRDIAPAQLMALTSGFCNLDIKNIKYKNVGRPSYPLDMNMKWSP; encoded by the coding sequence ATGAAGACGTTTTTAACCGGTATGTTTTTGGGCTGGCTGTTGCTTCCCATTAAAGTTGAGGGCTTTGCTTTCGATAAGGTAATCAGAGTGCTCACTCTTGGCATCAGAAATGAATCAAACACGTTTTCGACCTCTCCGACGAAGGCGTCCGACTTTTCGGTATTAAAGGGCGAAAATGCATTGAAAGGAAAAATGTGGGCCGATTTTCTGAAAGCCGAAAAGGTTGAAGTTATTCCTACTCTTCACGCTTATGCCTGGCCAGGGGGAGTAGTTGAACGCTCGGCATTTGAGAGCTTTAAGGAGGACATGCTGGAGGGAGTGAGATCGGCAGGCCGTCTCGACGGTATTTACATGGACCTTCACGGTGCGCTTCATGTGGAGGGCTATGCTGATGCGCAGGCAACTTTAATAAAGGAAATCAGGGAGATAGCAGGTGAAGATGTTTTGATCTGCGGAAGTTTTGATCTGCACGGCAACCCTTCCACCGAATTTGTGAAACATATTAATATGCTGACGGCTTATCGCACTGCCCCTCATCGCGATGAAGAGGAAACGAGGACACGGGCTGTAAAGATGCTGGTTGATGCAATAAGGCAACATTTGAAACCGCATATTGAATCGGTAACAATACCAATACTTGTGCCGGGCGAAAAGAGTGTTACCGAAAGAGATCCTTTAAAATCAATATACTCACAACTTCCCGCGGTAGCTTCAAAAGAAGGGATTATGGACGCCTCTATATTTGCCGGATATTGTTGGGCAGACCTGCCGCGTTCTGCAATGAGGGTGTTTGTTGTAGCTAAAAGTGATTTGTACAAGAGCGCCGCACGCAGGGAGGCGGTCAACCTCGCTCAACAGATTTGGGACTGCAGAACAAAAATGACGCTTGACGTACCTTCCGGTACGATCGACCAGATGCTGACAGCGGCAGGAGAAAGTGCGGGAAAGACGGTGTTTATCTCCGATTCGGGAGACAATACAACTGCCGGGGCGCCGGGTGATAATATGAACGTCCTGGCCGCCGTTCTACGAAGGGGCACAAAAAATGCACTGGTTGCGGGTATTGTTGATGAGGATGCTTTTAAAAAGTGTGCAGAAGTGGGAGCTAATAAACAGATAAGTTTACAACTCGGCGGAAAAATTGATCATGTGTACAGCAAGCCATTAAAAGTAGAAGGGAAAGTTTTATATTTAACATTGGATTCGGAAGTTGGTACTCACAGAGCCGCTGCTTTACTTGATGTTAATGGTGTATATGTTGTGGTTTTGAAAGCCAGGAGGTCGTTCGTTGAAATTCGGGATTTTAAAGAATTGGGATTAGATCCACTGCAATTTAAAGTAGTAGTGGTTAAGTTAGGGTATCTTTATCCCGAACTTCGGGACATAGCTCCTGCCCAGCTAATGGCTTTAACGTCCGGATTCTGTAATCTCGATATAAAGAACATAAAATATAAAAATGTCGGTAGACCCAGTTATCCGCTGGATATGAATATGAAGTGGAGCCCCTAA